From the Castor canadensis chromosome 9, mCasCan1.hap1v2, whole genome shotgun sequence genome, one window contains:
- the LOC109676940 gene encoding serine/threonine-protein phosphatase 4 regulatory subunit 1-like isoform X1, whose protein sequence is MGPQFIASSEDIHLPFFTTTIPKVNNLVTNKVLSMTKGEESAHVNEMTHVIVTDSRDSVGTICTPSLLDCNQDPKGSLDEQDLSITLPGPPPAGEGSPRATPMIHVDVPDARDSPGSASTLNFCDPVRQQEVSLDEQDQPVALPGPSPKDSDLLFLQKDMHENVEERDMIDDSAASDVFILAHEFISEDETLALREDLPENVDDLGTDADISVSDVFFLAPEFISENELWIPLGRLDKYAASKDIFQREMAARILLDTLSAVSTNESACISVLERISSLAEDPEPIVRAELMEQVPHIALFFQENWPSLSYAFSNFLLPIMTRYLTDENHEVWKISQESLLALLKQKLIDPFDFETQVFPVLLELTAPDRAEYIKARTLATMCKMSPMVGKDITECLILPRFCDMCYDWRKLHVRKICADYFSDICSVVGQQVTEEMLIPCFIQLCSDKVWRIRKACVECFVNVSCATSLEIRWSKLSALFINLISDLSWSVCQTAFKSLGPFISTFANPSCSGHHFKAEIKSSQDMLEDKNRIRDQEVSEEVRRAEVQDVVPQALLDQYLTMTDPYFIETIDTKIVQHCAYSFPGVAMTLGQKYWHCLKELYESLASDEDWEVRRTLAFSIHELALILGEQLTAADLVPIFNGFLKDIDQVRLGVLLHLHDFLESLPTDKRREYLYRLQEFLVTDNNINWRIRNELSQQLILLLELYSPRDVYDYLRPIAMNLCTDKVSSVRWVSYKLVSKMLKKLHMETPETFGVSLINELVEDFCKCTKWSGRQSFVYICDIIIENDCLPMDSFAIHLMPQLLTLVNDSVPNVRMALAKTLTQTLLEKECFLASTRYQDAVELTVMILQLDQDHNVKYFASKHPASTKIAEDAMSVPSLTY, encoded by the exons gtgaagagagtgcgcatgtcaacgagatgacccacgtgatcgtgaccgattcaagggactcAGTGGGGACCATATGcacccccagtctcctcgattgcaaccaggatccgaaggggtccctcgatgagcaggacctttcgattactctgccaggacctccacccgcag gtgaaggcagtccacgagccactccgatgatccacgtggacgtgcccgatgcacgggactcaccagggtctgcatccacactcaacttctgcgatcctgtccggcaacaagaggtgtcccttgatgagcaggACCAGCCAGTTGCTCTGCCAGGACCTTCACCCAAAG ATTCAGACCTCCTGTTTCTCCAGAAAGACATGCATGAGAATGTGGAGGAACGTGACATGATTGATGACAGTGCAGCATCTGATGTGTTTATTTTAGCCCATGAGTTCATCTCAGAAGATGAAACGTTGGCACTCCGGGAAGACCTGCCAGAAAATGTGGATGACCTTGGCACGGATGCTGACATCTCGGTGTCTGATGTATTTTTTTTAGCACCAGAGTTTATCTCAGAAAATGAATTGTGGATACCACTGGGGAGACTTGACAAGTATGCTGCAAGTAAGGACATATTTCAGAGAGAAATGGCTGCCAGGATTTTGTTGGATACATTGAGTGCGGTCTCTACCAATGAAAGtgcttgtatttctgttttggaaaGAATTAGTAGTTTAGCTGAGGATCCAGAACCAATTGTGAGAGCAGAGCTAATGGAACAGGTGCCTCACATTgcattattttttcaagaaaactGGCCTTCCTTATCCtatgctttttcaaatttcttactaCCTATTATGACTAGATATCTCACAGATGAGAATCATGAGGTGTGGAAAATAAGTCAAGAATCTTTGCTGGCTCTGCTGAAGCAGAAACTGATTGACCCATTTGACTTTGAGACACAAGTATTCCCTGTGCTCCTAGAGCTGACTGCCCCAGACAGGGCTGAATATATAAAAGCAAGAACTTTGGCTACAATGTGCAAGATGTCTCCTATGGTTGGCAAGGATATTACAGAATGCCTCATCCTCCCTAGGTTTTGTGATATGTGCTATGATTGGAGAAAGCTTCATGTTCGAAAGATCTGTGCTGACTATTTTAGTGATATTTGCAGTGTAGTGGGTCAGCAAGTTACTGAGGAAATGTTGATTCCATGTTTCATTCAGTTATGTTCCGATAAGGTATGGAGAATCAGAAAGGcttgtgttgagtgttttgtgAACGTTTCATGTGCAACCAGTCTTGAAATCCGATGGTCCAAACTATCAGCCCTATTTATCAACTTGATCAGTGATCTCTCATGGTCAGTTTGCCAAACAGCATTTAAGTCTCTGGGACCTTTCATATCTACTTTTGCCAATCCATCTTGTTCAGGTCACCATTTTAAAGCAGAaatcaaaagttcacaagacatgCTAGAAGATAAAAATAGGATCAGAGATCAAGAAGTCTCTGAGGAGGTAAGGAGGGCTGAAGTGCAAGATGTTGTACCCCAGGCTTTATTAGATCAGTACTTAACAATGACTGATCCCTATTTCATAGAAACCATTGATACCAAAATTGTTCAGCATTGTGCATACAGTTTCCCAGGTGTTGCTATGACTCTTGGCCAGAAATATTGGCACTGCCTCAAAGAGTTGTATGAGTCTCTGGCATCAGATGAAGATTGGGAGGTTCGAAGAACTTTGGCGTTCTCCATCCATGAACTTGCACTTATCCTTGGTGAGCAATTGACAGCTGCAGACCTGGTTccaatttttaatggatttttaaaagacattgatcAAGTCAGGTTAGGTGTTCTTTTACATTTACATGATTTTCTGGAGAGTCTTCCTACTGACAAAAGAAGAGAATATCTTTATCGACTTCAGGAGTTTTTAGTGACAGATAACAATATAAATTGGAGAATTCGAAATGAACTGTCTCAGCAACTGATTTTACTTCTAGAATTATATAGTCCCAGAGATGTTTATGACTATTTACGTCCCATTGCCATGAATCTCTGTACAGACAAAGTGTCTTCTGTTCGTTGGGTTTCCTACAAGCTGGTCAGCAAGATGCTGAAGAAGTTGCACATGGAGACACCCGAGACCTTTGGAGTAAGTCTCATCAATGAGCTGGTGGAGGATTTTTGCAAGTGCACCAAGTGGTCTGGTCGGCAATCCTTTGTCTACATCTGTGACATTATCATTGAAAATGATTGCCTCCCAATGGACAGTTTTGCTATCCATCTAATGCCACAACTGCTGACCTTGGTGAATGACAGTGTTCCAAATGTTAGAATGGCACTTGCAAAAACATTAACACAAACTCTCCtagaaaaagaatgtttcttaGCCTCTACCCGCTATCAAGATGCTGTAGAGCTTACCGTCATGATACTTCAGTTGGACCAAGACCACAATGTCAAGTATTTTGCAAGCAAACATCCTGCCAGTACCAAAATCGCTGAAGATGCCATGAGCGTACCTTCCTTGACCTACTAG
- the LOC109676940 gene encoding serine/threonine-protein phosphatase 4 regulatory subunit 1-like isoform X2, with amino-acid sequence MALQLAREQAITLLRTAEVLVYFFCEESAHVNEMTHVIVTDSRDSVGTICTPSLLDCNQDPKGSLDEQDLSITLPGPPPAGEGSPRATPMIHVDVPDARDSPGSASTLNFCDPVRQQEVSLDEQDQPVALPGPSPKDSDLLFLQKDMHENVEERDMIDDSAASDVFILAHEFISEDETLALREDLPENVDDLGTDADISVSDVFFLAPEFISENELWIPLGRLDKYAASKDIFQREMAARILLDTLSAVSTNESACISVLERISSLAEDPEPIVRAELMEQVPHIALFFQENWPSLSYAFSNFLLPIMTRYLTDENHEVWKISQESLLALLKQKLIDPFDFETQVFPVLLELTAPDRAEYIKARTLATMCKMSPMVGKDITECLILPRFCDMCYDWRKLHVRKICADYFSDICSVVGQQVTEEMLIPCFIQLCSDKVWRIRKACVECFVNVSCATSLEIRWSKLSALFINLISDLSWSVCQTAFKSLGPFISTFANPSCSGHHFKAEIKSSQDMLEDKNRIRDQEVSEEVRRAEVQDVVPQALLDQYLTMTDPYFIETIDTKIVQHCAYSFPGVAMTLGQKYWHCLKELYESLASDEDWEVRRTLAFSIHELALILGEQLTAADLVPIFNGFLKDIDQVRLGVLLHLHDFLESLPTDKRREYLYRLQEFLVTDNNINWRIRNELSQQLILLLELYSPRDVYDYLRPIAMNLCTDKVSSVRWVSYKLVSKMLKKLHMETPETFGVSLINELVEDFCKCTKWSGRQSFVYICDIIIENDCLPMDSFAIHLMPQLLTLVNDSVPNVRMALAKTLTQTLLEKECFLASTRYQDAVELTVMILQLDQDHNVKYFASKHPASTKIAEDAMSVPSLTY; translated from the exons gtgaagagagtgcgcatgtcaacgagatgacccacgtgatcgtgaccgattcaagggactcAGTGGGGACCATATGcacccccagtctcctcgattgcaaccaggatccgaaggggtccctcgatgagcaggacctttcgattactctgccaggacctccacccgcag gtgaaggcagtccacgagccactccgatgatccacgtggacgtgcccgatgcacgggactcaccagggtctgcatccacactcaacttctgcgatcctgtccggcaacaagaggtgtcccttgatgagcaggACCAGCCAGTTGCTCTGCCAGGACCTTCACCCAAAG ATTCAGACCTCCTGTTTCTCCAGAAAGACATGCATGAGAATGTGGAGGAACGTGACATGATTGATGACAGTGCAGCATCTGATGTGTTTATTTTAGCCCATGAGTTCATCTCAGAAGATGAAACGTTGGCACTCCGGGAAGACCTGCCAGAAAATGTGGATGACCTTGGCACGGATGCTGACATCTCGGTGTCTGATGTATTTTTTTTAGCACCAGAGTTTATCTCAGAAAATGAATTGTGGATACCACTGGGGAGACTTGACAAGTATGCTGCAAGTAAGGACATATTTCAGAGAGAAATGGCTGCCAGGATTTTGTTGGATACATTGAGTGCGGTCTCTACCAATGAAAGtgcttgtatttctgttttggaaaGAATTAGTAGTTTAGCTGAGGATCCAGAACCAATTGTGAGAGCAGAGCTAATGGAACAGGTGCCTCACATTgcattattttttcaagaaaactGGCCTTCCTTATCCtatgctttttcaaatttcttactaCCTATTATGACTAGATATCTCACAGATGAGAATCATGAGGTGTGGAAAATAAGTCAAGAATCTTTGCTGGCTCTGCTGAAGCAGAAACTGATTGACCCATTTGACTTTGAGACACAAGTATTCCCTGTGCTCCTAGAGCTGACTGCCCCAGACAGGGCTGAATATATAAAAGCAAGAACTTTGGCTACAATGTGCAAGATGTCTCCTATGGTTGGCAAGGATATTACAGAATGCCTCATCCTCCCTAGGTTTTGTGATATGTGCTATGATTGGAGAAAGCTTCATGTTCGAAAGATCTGTGCTGACTATTTTAGTGATATTTGCAGTGTAGTGGGTCAGCAAGTTACTGAGGAAATGTTGATTCCATGTTTCATTCAGTTATGTTCCGATAAGGTATGGAGAATCAGAAAGGcttgtgttgagtgttttgtgAACGTTTCATGTGCAACCAGTCTTGAAATCCGATGGTCCAAACTATCAGCCCTATTTATCAACTTGATCAGTGATCTCTCATGGTCAGTTTGCCAAACAGCATTTAAGTCTCTGGGACCTTTCATATCTACTTTTGCCAATCCATCTTGTTCAGGTCACCATTTTAAAGCAGAaatcaaaagttcacaagacatgCTAGAAGATAAAAATAGGATCAGAGATCAAGAAGTCTCTGAGGAGGTAAGGAGGGCTGAAGTGCAAGATGTTGTACCCCAGGCTTTATTAGATCAGTACTTAACAATGACTGATCCCTATTTCATAGAAACCATTGATACCAAAATTGTTCAGCATTGTGCATACAGTTTCCCAGGTGTTGCTATGACTCTTGGCCAGAAATATTGGCACTGCCTCAAAGAGTTGTATGAGTCTCTGGCATCAGATGAAGATTGGGAGGTTCGAAGAACTTTGGCGTTCTCCATCCATGAACTTGCACTTATCCTTGGTGAGCAATTGACAGCTGCAGACCTGGTTccaatttttaatggatttttaaaagacattgatcAAGTCAGGTTAGGTGTTCTTTTACATTTACATGATTTTCTGGAGAGTCTTCCTACTGACAAAAGAAGAGAATATCTTTATCGACTTCAGGAGTTTTTAGTGACAGATAACAATATAAATTGGAGAATTCGAAATGAACTGTCTCAGCAACTGATTTTACTTCTAGAATTATATAGTCCCAGAGATGTTTATGACTATTTACGTCCCATTGCCATGAATCTCTGTACAGACAAAGTGTCTTCTGTTCGTTGGGTTTCCTACAAGCTGGTCAGCAAGATGCTGAAGAAGTTGCACATGGAGACACCCGAGACCTTTGGAGTAAGTCTCATCAATGAGCTGGTGGAGGATTTTTGCAAGTGCACCAAGTGGTCTGGTCGGCAATCCTTTGTCTACATCTGTGACATTATCATTGAAAATGATTGCCTCCCAATGGACAGTTTTGCTATCCATCTAATGCCACAACTGCTGACCTTGGTGAATGACAGTGTTCCAAATGTTAGAATGGCACTTGCAAAAACATTAACACAAACTCTCCtagaaaaagaatgtttcttaGCCTCTACCCGCTATCAAGATGCTGTAGAGCTTACCGTCATGATACTTCAGTTGGACCAAGACCACAATGTCAAGTATTTTGCAAGCAAACATCCTGCCAGTACCAAAATCGCTGAAGATGCCATGAGCGTACCTTCCTTGACCTACTAG